The Siniperca chuatsi isolate FFG_IHB_CAS linkage group LG7, ASM2008510v1, whole genome shotgun sequence genome includes a window with the following:
- the ppp1r14ab gene encoding protein phosphatase 1, regulatory (inhibitor) subunit 14Ab, protein MAANRVGRRVNKVCSTQSPSRVGRGRDPGQSLQRRQARVTVKYNRKELQRRLDVEKWIDCELDQLYRGREDKMPEEVNIDELLDLKTDEERIQRLQEIFHSCNNTEVFISDLVLKLHGLQKQEDLHNNGIDLPQLHIYPTRSGSADREMLH, encoded by the exons ATGGCGGCGAACCGGGTGGGGCGGCGGGTGAATAAGGTGTGTAGTACTCAGTCACCGAGCCGTGTCGGCAGGGGCCGGGATCCGGGCCAGAGCCTGCAGCGGCGGCAGGCCCGGGTCACCGTCAAATACAACCGGAAAGAGCTGCAGAGGAGGCTGGACGTGGAGAAGTGGATCGACTGTGAACTGGACCAGCTGTACAGGGGCAGG GAGGACAAGATGCCGGAGGAGGTGAACATTGATGAACTGCTGGACCTGAAGACAGACGAGGAGAGAATACAGAGACTGCAG GAGATCTTTCACTCCTGTAACAACACAGAG GTCTTCATCAGTGACCTGGTGTTAAAACTTCATGGTTTACAGAAGCAGGAGGATCTGCACAACAACGGCATCGACCTCCCTCAGCTCCACATCTACCCCACCCGCTCCGGATCAGCTGACAGGGAGATGCTGCACTGA
- the LOC122878964 gene encoding transmembrane 4 L6 family member 5 isoform X2 — MCVSRCLQCVGVSLVPMAIVCMLSNILLLLPELKIHFLLEGHVTREATWATGLWGSGFLVLLGARAFVLSSKTRGCCAFRSEMLCQMVYSCVCLLAAGICCLVSATGLSQGPLCLYNSTSGSTWGVPLQPLPNRHAGYLYNRTMWSGVCLEPRGVVPWNVVLFSVMGGSSGLQTLLCGANILNSLLGLILGQGFCHNKVIPVSV; from the exons ATGTGTGTATCAAGGTGTCTGCAATGTGTCGGCGTCTCTCTGGTTCCCATGGCAATCGTCTGCATGCTGTCCaacatcctgctgctgcttcctgaACTGAAGATCCACTTCCTGTTGGAGGGTCACGTGACCAGAGAGGCCACCTGGGCCACGGGCCTGTGGGGTTCTGGCTTCCTg GTTCTGCTCGGCGCTCGAGCGTTTGTGCTGAGCAGCAAAACCAGAGGCTGCTGTGCTTTCAGAAGTGAG ATGTTGTGTCAGATGGTGtactcctgtgtgtgtctgctggctgCTGGGATCTGCTGTctggtcagtgccaccggtctctCTCAGGGTCCTCTCTGTTTGTACAACTCCACCTCCGGTTCGACCTGGGGGGTCCCGCTACAGCCCCTTCCAAAccg tcatGCAGGCTATCTCTACAACAGGACCATGTGGTCTGGAGTGTGTCTGGAGCCCAGAGGTGTGGTTCCATGGAACGTAGTTCTGTTCAGTGTGATGGGTGGCTCCAGCGGGCTGCAGACTCTCCTCTGTGGAGCCAACATCCTCAACTCACTGCTGGGACTGATCCTGGGACAGGGCTTTTgccacaacaag GTCATTCCAGTTTCAGTTTGA
- the LOC122878964 gene encoding transmembrane 4 L6 family member 5 isoform X1, which yields MLTSDGRQMCVSRCLQCVGVSLVPMAIVCMLSNILLLLPELKIHFLLEGHVTREATWATGLWGSGFLVLLGARAFVLSSKTRGCCAFRSEMLCQMVYSCVCLLAAGICCLVSATGLSQGPLCLYNSTSGSTWGVPLQPLPNRHAGYLYNRTMWSGVCLEPRGVVPWNVVLFSVMGGSSGLQTLLCGANILNSLLGLILGQGFCHNKVIPVSV from the exons ATGCTAACCTCTGATGGCAGACAGATGTGTGTATCAAGGTGTCTGCAATGTGTCGGCGTCTCTCTGGTTCCCATGGCAATCGTCTGCATGCTGTCCaacatcctgctgctgcttcctgaACTGAAGATCCACTTCCTGTTGGAGGGTCACGTGACCAGAGAGGCCACCTGGGCCACGGGCCTGTGGGGTTCTGGCTTCCTg GTTCTGCTCGGCGCTCGAGCGTTTGTGCTGAGCAGCAAAACCAGAGGCTGCTGTGCTTTCAGAAGTGAG ATGTTGTGTCAGATGGTGtactcctgtgtgtgtctgctggctgCTGGGATCTGCTGTctggtcagtgccaccggtctctCTCAGGGTCCTCTCTGTTTGTACAACTCCACCTCCGGTTCGACCTGGGGGGTCCCGCTACAGCCCCTTCCAAAccg tcatGCAGGCTATCTCTACAACAGGACCATGTGGTCTGGAGTGTGTCTGGAGCCCAGAGGTGTGGTTCCATGGAACGTAGTTCTGTTCAGTGTGATGGGTGGCTCCAGCGGGCTGCAGACTCTCCTCTGTGGAGCCAACATCCTCAACTCACTGCTGGGACTGATCCTGGGACAGGGCTTTTgccacaacaag GTCATTCCAGTTTCAGTTTGA